Proteins encoded within one genomic window of Helicobacter sp. 'house sparrow 1':
- the fabD gene encoding ACP S-malonyltransferase — protein sequence MNYAFIFPGQGSQCIGMGKDFYDNFNIAKELFQVASDILKIDMTKLCFEENEQINQTQYTQPAIFLVSYIAHSILQQESPLLAKLALGHSLGEISAVSVANGIDFEDTLTLTHQRGILMQKACEGKDAGMMVIVGLEDSVLEQFCQKQRDNGKSIWCANYNGDGQVVLAGKKADLSALESELKTLGAKRALLLPMSVASHCPLLNDMIDDFSKLIEPMLKDEFSLPVISNTTTNSYSKKQEAIELLSNQLTKPVLYKQSILKIDSEIDAYIEFGCGNVLKGLNKRLSSKNTFSITDTSSLKDFLATL from the coding sequence ATGAATTATGCCTTTATTTTTCCTGGTCAAGGAAGTCAATGTATTGGTATGGGAAAAGATTTTTATGATAATTTTAATATTGCCAAAGAATTATTTCAAGTAGCAAGTGACATTCTCAAAATAGATATGACAAAGCTTTGTTTTGAAGAAAATGAACAAATTAATCAAACTCAATATACCCAACCTGCAATCTTCCTAGTTAGCTATATCGCACACTCTATCTTGCAACAAGAATCTCCTCTACTAGCAAAACTTGCATTAGGGCATTCCTTAGGTGAAATTAGTGCTGTTAGTGTTGCAAATGGAATAGATTTTGAAGATACGCTAACTTTGACACATCAAAGAGGTATTTTAATGCAAAAAGCTTGTGAGGGCAAAGATGCTGGGATGATGGTAATTGTTGGACTTGAGGATTCTGTATTGGAGCAATTTTGTCAAAAACAAAGAGATAATGGCAAATCTATCTGGTGTGCTAATTATAATGGTGATGGACAAGTGGTTCTCGCAGGAAAAAAGGCTGACCTCTCTGCTTTAGAATCTGAACTAAAGACATTGGGTGCAAAAAGAGCACTTCTGCTACCAATGTCTGTTGCTAGCCATTGTCCTTTGCTTAATGATATGATAGATGATTTTTCAAAGCTCATTGAGCCAATGCTAAAAGATGAATTCTCTCTCCCTGTTATTTCAAACACAACTACCAATAGCTATTCTAAGAAACAAGAAGCTATAGAACTCTTAAGCAATCAACTCACAAAACCTGTGTTATATAAGCAGAGTATCTTGAAAATAGATTCTGAAATTGATGCTTATATTGAGTTTGGTTGTGGCAATGTATTAAAAGGTCTAAATAAGCGCCTTAGTTCAAAAAATACTTTTAGCATCACAGATACATCTTCTTTGAAAGATTTTTTAGCAACTCTATAA